A window of Bacteroidota bacterium genomic DNA:
CTGATTCAGGAATTAATAAATGCTTGTTATTGCCGTACCCTTTAACCCCTTTTATGCATTTTCTCTCAAAAGAAGTATCTGATATCAACTTTTCTAAATAAAGCATAATTTGCGTGAATGGTACCAGAATGAAGGCATATAGGAAGATGATAGATCAAAGGGGCACATTTTTATCATAATTACTTCAGGAATGTATAATACTCCCCAAAAGTAAGATTGGCTGAAGGTAGAAAAGTATCTGTCTCATTAATTGCTAATTTAATGTCAGAAAAGGGATTTAAGCACTTTTTCGTTCATAAACCAAGATTTTATCCCTGTCCAGGATTTTTCTGAAGATAGGATTTCTTACGGCTTGATTTTCAACTATATCAACTTCTCTATTTAACATAGATTCCAATTGTTCTTTGAAATCCATATAATTATTGAAATATTCTGTAGGATCAATTCGGGAGCTGAATTGAATGAGAATATCAACATCACTTTGCTCATTAAACTTCTCTG
This region includes:
- a CDS encoding nucleotidyltransferase domain-containing protein, which produces MNLIGQNIDKIKKLCSDHHVEQLFIFGSINTEKFNEQSDVDILIQFSSRIDPTEYFNNYMDFKEQLESMLNREVDIVENQAVRNPIFRKILDRDKILVYERKSA